In Desulfurella sp., the genomic window GTGATTGTGATTGCACCAAATAGCAAGTGGAACTGGATACCTTCTAATATCTGGGTTGGAATAGGAGCAATGGAACCAGAAGATGTAACGTTTGAGCTTGAGAGAGTTTATAAAAAAATAGGTGTGATATTTAAACAAGCAAAAGCAATTGCAATTTATCCAGAAGGTACTCAAACGACCTCAAAACCATTTGTACAGATTGAGTATACTGGCAGAGACCTTTCTGGGAAAAAGGAAAATGTAGAATATGATTACTTAATAAATGCAACAGGTCCAAAACTTAATTTCGAAGCAACACCCGGTCTGGGTCCTGATAAAAATTCTCTGTCTGTTTGCAGTGCATCCCATGCAAAACAAGCAGCTCAAGAACTTAAAAAAACAATTGAAAACATGAAAAAAGGCAAAAATGCTGTATTTCTTGTAGGCACAGGACACGGTCAAGCTACCTGCCAGGGTGCAGCTTTTGAATATGTATTTAATTTAGATTTCGTACTTAAAAAAGAAAAGGTAAAAGACAAAGCAAAGATAGTATTCATAACAAACGAATACGAGCTTGGAGACTTTGGAATGGCTGGTGCACACATAAAAAAAGGAGGCTATATAACACATACCAAAACATTTACTGAATCTTTATTTGCTGAAAGAAATGTATCATGGATAAAAAGGGCTCACATATATAAAGTTGAATCAAATAAAGCGTATTACGAAACACTCTATGGTAGCATTCATGAAATTGAATTCGATTTTGCAATGCTTATACCTCCTTTTGTAGGCGTTGGTCTTAAAGCATACAATAAAACTGGCGAAGATATTACTGAGAATCTATTTACATCAAATGGCTTTATGAAAGTTGATGCAGACTATACGCAAAAACCTTATGAAGAATGGAAAGCTGCTGATTGGCCAAAAACCTATCAAAACCCTGCATACAAAAATATATTTGCAGCAGGTATTGCTTTTGCACCACCTCATGCAATCTCAAAACCAATGTATAGCCCAAATAAAACACCAATCTTTCCAGCACCACCTCGCACAGGAATGCCTTCTGCTATAATTGGTAGAAATTGTGCTTTAAATATAGCAAGTATGATTAAACATGGCAATCAGACACCAAAACACACAGCATCTATGGCAGAAATTGGCGCAGCATGTGTAGCTTCTACAGGAGCCAGTCTTTTTTCTGGCACTGCTGCTTCTATAACAGTATATCCTATTGTGCCTGATTTTGAAAAATATCCTGAATATGGCCGGGATTTGTATTACACATTTGGCGAAATTGGGCTTGCTGGTCATTGGATCAAGCTTTTATTGCACTATGCATTTATTTATAAAGCAAAACTAAAACCGTTTTGGTTTGTATTACCAGAATAGGAGGGCAAAATGGTAGAAAAAACAATTGAAGAAAGAAAACCATATCAACAAGCATTTTTTGCTTCAAAACCCGCTAAATTTACAAAATTTTTAAGAACATGCGTGGTCTGGCAATTAGTAAAATTTATTATCATAAATATCAAAATGACGCTTATGTTGCTTAAGTCCCATAAATAGCTTATGGGACTTTCAGCATATAGGGCCGATATTAATAGGTACTTTGTTTTGTTTTTGCAAATTTTTAAATGTACCGCAAAAACTCCAAACCATTTGCCTGTTAAAAATTGTTTTTGCTATAAACCAGAATACGCTTGATAAATGACCGCTTTGACAATAAGAGATTGTAGGCTTATTAATATCTATATCTTCTTTCAAAAATAAATTTTCTATTGTACTTTTAGGTTTTATAATCCAGTAATTATTA contains:
- a CDS encoding FAD/NAD(P)-binding oxidoreductase yields the protein MSKIVVLGAGISGHTAASYLRKLLSKEHEVIVIAPNSKWNWIPSNIWVGIGAMEPEDVTFELERVYKKIGVIFKQAKAIAIYPEGTQTTSKPFVQIEYTGRDLSGKKENVEYDYLINATGPKLNFEATPGLGPDKNSLSVCSASHAKQAAQELKKTIENMKKGKNAVFLVGTGHGQATCQGAAFEYVFNLDFVLKKEKVKDKAKIVFITNEYELGDFGMAGAHIKKGGYITHTKTFTESLFAERNVSWIKRAHIYKVESNKAYYETLYGSIHEIEFDFAMLIPPFVGVGLKAYNKTGEDITENLFTSNGFMKVDADYTQKPYEEWKAADWPKTYQNPAYKNIFAAGIAFAPPHAISKPMYSPNKTPIFPAPPRTGMPSAIIGRNCALNIASMIKHGNQTPKHTASMAEIGAACVASTGASLFSGTAASITVYPIVPDFEKYPEYGRDLYYTFGEIGLAGHWIKLLLHYAFIYKAKLKPFWFVLPE